In a genomic window of Sphingomonas koreensis:
- the kbl gene encoding glycine C-acetyltransferase, giving the protein MAGGFYDRIEAELSAIRADGLMKPERVLTTPQGAAVRIEGGPPSMLNLCANNYLGLAADPRVVEAAIAATRNWGAGLASVRFICGTQTLHKQLEAETAAYLGYDDAILFAAAFDANGGVFEPLLSAEDAIVSDTLNHASIIDGVRLSKAKRYRYATSDIADLERVLTTARADGARTILIATDGVFSMDGAIAPLDEIAALAQRFDALLLVDDCHATGIIGEGGRGSGAFRGVADKVDILTGTYGKALGGAMGGFVAARQPVIDLLRQRARPYLFSNALAPAICGASLAAIGIAASDEGDALRRHLAANAALFRDRLTHAGFDLLPGEHPIIPVMLHDAAKAQRAAAELIDAGVLVAGFSFPVVPHGKARIRTQMSAGLTADQVEQAADIFVSVGRKLDLIP; this is encoded by the coding sequence ATGGCTGGTGGATTCTACGATCGTATCGAAGCAGAGCTGTCCGCAATCCGTGCCGACGGACTGATGAAGCCCGAGCGGGTGCTGACGACCCCGCAGGGCGCCGCCGTGCGCATCGAGGGCGGCCCCCCGTCGATGCTGAACCTCTGTGCGAACAACTATCTCGGCCTTGCCGCCGATCCGCGCGTCGTCGAAGCGGCGATCGCGGCCACGCGCAACTGGGGCGCCGGGCTCGCCTCGGTCCGCTTCATCTGCGGCACCCAGACCCTCCACAAGCAGCTTGAAGCCGAGACCGCCGCCTATCTCGGCTATGACGACGCGATCCTGTTCGCAGCCGCATTCGACGCCAATGGCGGCGTCTTCGAACCCCTGCTGAGCGCCGAGGACGCGATCGTCTCCGACACGCTCAACCACGCCTCCATCATCGACGGCGTCCGGCTGTCAAAGGCCAAGCGCTATCGCTACGCGACGTCGGACATCGCCGATCTGGAGCGAGTGCTGACGACCGCCCGCGCGGACGGCGCACGGACGATCCTGATCGCGACCGACGGCGTCTTCTCGATGGACGGCGCCATCGCGCCGCTGGACGAGATCGCGGCGCTCGCCCAGCGGTTCGACGCCCTGTTGCTGGTCGACGATTGCCACGCGACCGGCATCATCGGCGAAGGCGGGCGCGGATCGGGTGCGTTCCGCGGCGTCGCGGACAAGGTCGATATCCTCACCGGAACCTATGGCAAGGCGCTGGGCGGCGCGATGGGCGGGTTCGTCGCCGCGCGCCAGCCGGTGATCGACCTGCTCCGCCAGCGGGCGCGGCCCTATCTCTTCTCCAATGCGCTCGCGCCCGCCATTTGCGGCGCCAGCCTTGCGGCGATCGGGATCGCCGCTTCGGACGAGGGCGACGCGCTGCGCCGGCACCTGGCGGCCAACGCAGCATTGTTCCGTGACCGCCTCACCCATGCCGGCTTCGACCTGCTGCCCGGCGAGCATCCGATCATCCCGGTGATGCTGCACGACGCGGCCAAGGCGCAACGCGCCGCCGCCGAGCTGATCGACGCGGGCGTGCTGGTCGCCGGCTTCTCCTTCCCCGTGGTGCCGCACGGCAAGGCGCGCATCCGCACCCAGATGTCGGCGGGCCTGACGGCCGATCAAGTCGAACAGGCCGCGGACATCTTTGTTTCGGTCGGCCGCAAGCTGGACCTGATCCCGTGA
- a CDS encoding helix-turn-helix domain-containing protein: MHAPSARNGTAMSSDGSPQIGPFIQAFRKRQSLTLDDLARMSSVSRSMLSQIERGQANPTLATVWSLANALKVDVAELIGVTAREARDQIEVASEAFTPEIRTDDGLCTLRILSPANHAETLEWYELRFEPGGSLVSQPHAKGTREHLTVLEGTFEVEAGTQKVAVPQGSTARYAADVPHRITNKAKRRARALLVVAS, from the coding sequence TTGCACGCCCCGTCCGCGCGCAACGGCACCGCGATGTCGTCTGACGGGTCGCCCCAGATCGGGCCCTTTATTCAGGCCTTTCGCAAGCGGCAGTCGCTGACGCTCGACGACCTGGCGCGGATGTCGAGCGTATCGCGATCGATGCTGTCGCAGATCGAGCGGGGTCAGGCGAACCCGACGCTCGCCACGGTCTGGTCGCTGGCCAACGCGCTCAAGGTCGACGTCGCCGAACTGATCGGCGTCACGGCCCGCGAAGCGCGCGACCAGATCGAGGTGGCGAGCGAGGCGTTCACCCCCGAGATCCGCACCGATGACGGGCTTTGCACGCTGCGCATTCTCAGCCCCGCAAATCACGCGGAGACGCTGGAATGGTATGAACTGCGGTTCGAGCCCGGCGGCAGCCTGGTTTCGCAGCCGCATGCCAAGGGAACGCGCGAGCATCTGACCGTGCTCGAAGGCACGTTCGAAGTCGAGGCCGGCACGCAGAAGGTCGCCGTGCCGCAGGGCAGCACGGCGCGCTACGCCGCCGATGTGCCGCACCGGATCACCAACAAGGCGAAACGCCGCGCCCGTGCGCTGCTGGTCGTCGCCAGCTAG
- a CDS encoding fimbrial biogenesis chaperone yields the protein MTRSSLISFVLAACVPALVPVAPAWAARLRISPIGVHLTATERAGAITIVNTDDRPVNLQLRIYEWSEREDGQEQLDRTDDMIVSPPAITVPAGASYTIRVARPMIAPVNGELAYRLLIDELPQPDDPRTTGQGVKMVLRNSLPVFVTDAKAMAELKWAVWQDEAGVHVRAENQGKRHAKIVNLMLQTPSGHPLSFGGGLNGYVLGGATRVFTLPVDAPGAGARLRDGDSVSLVAKNDALDVKAAIVVGRR from the coding sequence ATGACCAGATCATCGCTGATTTCGTTCGTTCTCGCGGCATGCGTCCCCGCCCTGGTGCCGGTGGCGCCGGCCTGGGCGGCCAGACTTAGAATTTCGCCGATCGGGGTCCATCTGACGGCAACCGAGCGGGCCGGGGCCATCACCATCGTCAATACCGACGATCGGCCGGTCAACCTTCAGCTCCGCATCTACGAATGGTCCGAGCGCGAGGACGGTCAGGAGCAGCTCGACAGGACCGACGACATGATCGTCAGCCCGCCGGCGATCACCGTGCCCGCGGGGGCGTCCTACACGATCCGCGTCGCCCGGCCGATGATCGCCCCCGTGAATGGCGAGCTGGCCTATCGGTTGCTGATCGACGAACTGCCGCAACCCGACGATCCCCGCACGACGGGGCAGGGCGTCAAGATGGTGCTGCGCAACTCCCTCCCTGTCTTCGTGACCGACGCGAAGGCGATGGCCGAACTCAAATGGGCCGTCTGGCAGGACGAGGCTGGGGTGCATGTCCGGGCCGAGAATCAGGGCAAGCGTCATGCGAAGATCGTCAACCTGATGCTTCAGACCCCGTCGGGGCACCCGCTCAGCTTTGGCGGGGGGCTCAACGGCTATGTGCTGGGCGGAGCGACCCGGGTCTTCACTCTCCCCGTCGATGCGCCGGGCGCAGGGGCGCGGCTTCGCGACGGCGACAGCGTCAGCCTCGTCGCGAAGAACGACGCGCTCGACGTCAAGGCCGCCATCGTCGTCGGCAGGCGCTGA